AGGTTAACATTATTTACCTAATGAtatatagtaaataaaaaaaaaacctttttaTGGGTATATTTGTGCTATATAAACACCATTGATCAGAACTAAGAACCACCCATATTGATCAATCTCATAATCATCAACATTATCATTTGTCTAGCTTTACACCATTTTCAATGAAGAACTCAAACTTCATCTTGTTTCTTTCAGTGTATGTACTTGTACAAGTTCTCCAGGTTTCAAATGCTGAACCCTACGACTACATGCAGTTTGTGCTCCAGTACCCGCCTGGACTTTGTTACAGTTTACCAAAAGGTCAATGCATCTCACCTCTACCAACTAAGTTTACCATTCACGGGATATGGCCGTCGAACAACAGCGGTATCTTTGTCACTTGTCCTaaagcacttgcaaaacacccATTTGTTGCGGCGCAGgtgtatatatttgtatatatcTGAGTATTTGAGTTTGTTCAAATTGTTTATGAGTTTGTAACAAGTAACCGACATGCATGTACGTTCTAATTATTATCTCTCATATTTCAGATCACTACACCCCTAAAAGTCAATTTGAGCAAATCATGGCCATCTGTGTTAAAATCAAAAACCAACTTGCAGTTTTGGCAGCATGAATACGAAAAGCACGGGGCTTGTGCTGTAGAATCGGGAACACCTCCACTCACCCAGAAGTCATATTTTGAAAGAGGCGACCAGCTCTGGAACCTGTATGACATCTATGGGGTGCTTAACAAAAGTGGAATCAAACCAAATGCTACATCACCATACAATATGACTCAGCTTTTGACTCCAATCAAGACGAAAATAGGGAGTAATCCTGTAATCAAATGCAAGAAGAGTACCAACAAGTACGTGCTACAAGAAGTGATTATTTGCATGGATCACCAGGCGAAAAAAATTCTCACTTGTCCCAGTTCGATAAAAACAAATTGCCAGGATCCGTCGGGCAAGATTTACTATGTTGCTTAATTAGCTAGCTAGATGTCTCAATATGAATAAGATCGTGCTTTACGATTTACGTACACTATATGTTGTATGTTTGACGATGAGTCTCGAATAATGGGTTCTTTGGATTAATGTATTAGTGTATGCCATTgatatttattaaataaaGTATGGCGGTCATATTTAATCGGTACTTGACTTCAAAATCAACTTTATTTGAGTTCTTGAAAAAGTAACTGAGAGGACATATAGAATAAAGTTGCCGGAACCTCTATACTTCCCAGTTCCCACCC
This genomic interval from Argentina anserina chromosome 1, drPotAnse1.1, whole genome shotgun sequence contains the following:
- the LOC126801617 gene encoding ribonuclease MC-like; protein product: MKNSNFILFLSVYVLVQVLQVSNAEPYDYMQFVLQYPPGLCYSLPKGQCISPLPTKFTIHGIWPSNNSGIFVTCPKALAKHPFVAAQITTPLKVNLSKSWPSVLKSKTNLQFWQHEYEKHGACAVESGTPPLTQKSYFERGDQLWNLYDIYGVLNKSGIKPNATSPYNMTQLLTPIKTKIGSNPVIKCKKSTNKYVLQEVIICMDHQAKKILTCPSSIKTNCQDPSGKIYYVA